ATGAGCCTACTTTTACCTCAATCTGCTTAACCGGAACCGTGGCTAAATTAATCTTTTTTCCTAAGTTCCCTGGAAAGATTAAGGTAAAAATTTATTTAGGGTTTGCGGCAAAAAGTTTGTTGGTGGGGTTAGGAGTCGGTAGCCGGTCGTCGGTCGTCAGTCGGGGAAGTCAGAATAACAGAATGACCTCGCGCACTGGGAAGCGGAACCCTTTGCAATCGCCTCCGGAAAGTGCAAGAATTTTGAGTCCCTCGGATCGATTTCTCAACGTTTGTTTCTGGCACTTTTTTAGTCAAAAAAGTGCCAAAACCGTTTTCTAGTAAGGCTTCCAGTAATATTCAGCATACCCTAGATATATCGGCCTTTAGACTGACTGATCATGGCTATTGGCCACTGGTTCGGGGCTATCCTCGCCAATCCAAGCCCTGACTAACTCGTAGCAGAGACCGAGCAGAACCGGTCCGACGAACAAACCGATAATCCCGTAGGCGATCACTCCCCCGAACACCCCTAGCAGAATCACCACCATGGGAATGGGCAGACCGCGCCCCATTAAGATCGGTTTGAGGAAATTATCCACCAAGGTGGCGGGAATCATCCAGATGGTAAATAATAGGGCGGTGGAATGGGGTAGTGTTACCCAAGCGTGAATGAGCGCCCCCAAGACAATCAAACCGGGGCCAATTTGGAGAATGCCCAAAATTAGGGTGAGGAGAGTTAATAAACCGGCCGCAGGCGTTCCCACCGTCACTAAACCGATGCCGATCAAAAGACTCTGGATAATGGCAACGCCAATAATACCGCGGCTAACATTGCGGACGGTGGAGGCGGTCAGACTGGCCAGCGCGATGCCTCGACCCGGGGCGATCTTTTCCGCTAACCGGTTCATCAGGTGAGTCAGATTTTTAGCCGAGAGGGTGAGGGCTGCCGCAATCAGAATCGAGGCGATAAATTTCAGCACCGTCAGACCGGTACTGGTGGCTAGGGAAAGGGAGATTTTCCCCAGTTCTTTTAATTGCGGCTCGAAGCGCTGAAGAAATTGACCCGTGTTATTTGATGCCTGCTGCCAGAGACTGGCAATCCTTTCGCCGACCAGCGGCCAGGTGGCCACATCGGCGGGGGGAGGGGGAATCACCGCCGCACCGGTATCGATATATTCGGCCATCGTTCGCAGATTACCCGCCAGAACCGCTGCAATGCCACTCACCGGACCGATAATAATCCCTAGACAAAGTAGGGTGAGGAGAACTGTGGCCAGTTTCGCCCGGCCAGCGAGCAGCTTTTTTAACCAGAGAAAGATCGGATACCAAGCGATCGCTAGAATTGCTCCCCAGAGGATCATGGTTAGGAAGGGACGCAGCAGGGTAAAACCGGCAAATAACAACAGGCCGAGAAAAAACAGCCGGATGACGAGATCGATAATTTTAGCGTCATTTTTCATCAATAGCGATCGCCTTTTGGCTAGATGAGGACATTTCTGCAATTATGGCAGTTTTTCGTTATGGGTAGTGATTCGCTAGTAGTGGTGAGCCGTCTTGCTTATCTGGTGGGGATTGTGTAGAATATTTCCTGATCAAAATAATTGCCCGATAAATCTCTACAACTGATTCTTTCAGGGTAAATCTCCTGAGAAATATCTTTTTTTGGTTGGTCGGTGCAATGCTTACTTGCAATCGTCTTGATCGAGTAAAATCGACTAATTTAACCTATTAACAAGGATGCAAGCAAATTTATTAGAAGTGCGGGGAGCCACCCGTCGATTTGGGGGATTAGTCGCTGTCGATGGGGTTTCCTTTCAGGTACAAAAAAAGGAGATTTTTGGCTTAATTGGACCCAACGGGGCGGGAAAAACGACTTTATTTAATCTGATCACCGGTTTAATTCCCCTATCGAGTGGTGATTTAATTTATCAAGGCTACAGTCTGGCGAATTATCGTCCTCACCAGATCGCTCAGGCAGGAATTGCCCGTACTTTCCAGAATTTGCGCTTATTTGGCGAATTATCGGCTTTAGAAAATGTAGCGATCGCTGGTCATCTTCACAATAGCTCCAATCTCTGGACAGGAATGTTGGGTTTACCAGTTTCGAGAAGGGAAGAGGAAAAAACCTACAAAAGAGCGGGGGAATTATTAGATTTAGTCGGATTAACCGACCAAAGCAATCGGAAAGCCCGTAATTTAGCATATGGTGATCAAAGACGCTTGGAAATTGCCCGCGCTTTAGCTTTGCAACCCCAGTTATTACTGCTCGATGAACCGGCAGCCGGGATGAATCCCAGCGAAAAGGGGGCATTAAGTCAGCTAATTCGACAAATTCGTGATAATTCAGAGGATTTAACTGTCCTGTTAATCGAACATCATGTGCCTTTAGTGATGGGATTATGCGATCGCATTGCCGTGTTAGATTTCGGTAAGTTAATCGCTTTGGGAGATCCGTCCACAGTCAGGGAGAATCCCGCGGTGATTGAAGCTTATTTAGGGGATGAATAAGGATTTTAGATAATTGCTATTCGGGTTAATAGGAGATAATAATGATTATCGAATTACCAGAGATAGTTAGAAAAAGAGTTAAAAGTATAGACCTCTGGTAAAAATCAAAAATTGTTGTTAGGGTTAGTAGTCAGTAGCCAGTAGTCAGTAGTCAGGATAATTAAGAATGAATAATAATTAATTAAATGGTATCTTGAACATATTTTAGGCAATTTAATCCTTATTTTTGCCGTTTTTGAACCCTCGAAAATTAATTATGCAAGAGGTTTAATCAAGGATGTTAACCTTTAAATCTGAGTTAAAACTCTACACTTGCTTCCACTTAAATGAGGCTGATTTTGTTCTGTGTTAGACTGATATTTGCGTAAGCTCTGCTCTCATTCTAGCATATATCGTGTCAATGTGCTACTATTTAACAGTAAAGCCAACCTAAAACGGCGGGGTTTCAGACCAAATTTTTCCATGATTCCTTTAACTCTTAATCTCTTGCAAGGTTCCGTTACTTTTCGTTTCAGTCCCAGTGCTGCCCTAGATTTGCAAAGGGAAATTAATATTTTACTTGATCGCCTAAAAGCGATCGCCAGTAATGCCTCTAGTGGGGGTAAACCCCAACCCCAAAAACCGCTGGAATATCAGCACACTGGTGATGTGTTTCTGGAAGTGTTTTGTAATCCCAATATTTATCCGAGTCCTTTTTCTGCTAAAGTTTTGTTAACGGTTCGCGATGATCGCCTACGCTTAACCACAGAAGCAGAATTAACCCGTGTGATCGAGGATTTAGAGCGTTATCTCGACCAAAATAGTTAGAAGCGGGGGATTTTTGGGGTTTCGACCTTTCCTTGTCGTTCCACCTTTCCCCATCTGATTATTCTTCTCTAGCTTGCCATGTTGCCGACCGATTTATTGATTTCCCGTCAAAATGGCGAGACAATTATTCCCAAACGCTTACCGATCGCTGCCGATTATCTGGCGATCGCTAAAGAACAAATCACCTGTTTTCAGGAAAGTATCGGTCAAACTAAGGGAGAATTAAGCCAAAAACTCCTAATCTTGGAGGGAGACAGTCCCGATTATAAAATTAAACGGGGATTTGCTCACCTATTAACCAATCATTTTGCCACCTTTGAGATTATTAGTCCCTTAGAACCGCAGGAATTAAGAAAAAGAGTTTTTGAACAAGCGGCCAAGTTTGTTCCTATTCCCCAAAATCGATCGCTAATTCTTCAAACAATTGCCCAGCAACTCAGCCAAGAATTAAATCAAGAAATTTTTCCAGTGGCTCTAGAAAAAGGACTCTATGCTGATTTAGCAGAGAATAAAATTCTGACTCAATTTGATGCTCCCACCCCCGAAAACCTAATTTATCGTTTTAACCTCTCGCAAATTCAAGGTATTTTTTATCGGGCCAGTTATTTAATCATCAACGTCCACCGCAACGATCCGGGGGAATATAAATATCTCTTTCGCTATCTAAAACTATTTCGTTTAATGACTTATATCGAAGGGGATGCCGACACGGGATTCACTATTACTATCGATGGTCCCACCAGTTTATTTAAAGCTAACAGTCGTTATGGCATTGAAATCGCTAAATTAATTCCTGCCTTACTCCATGTTACTCACTGGAATCTGAAGGCACAATTACAGTACAAAGATTCCTATACAGGAACTATTAAAAAACAACAGTTCAATTTAGAGGATAACTGTGGTCTGGTGTCCCACTATTCCCCAGGTAAACCCTACGATAGTATGTTAGAGGAATCTTTCGCTAAACGTTGGTTACAGTTAAAAACTGAATGGCAGTTAGAAAGGGAAGTGGATTTAGTGCCTTTACCCGGAGGAGTGATGATTCCCGACTTCCGTTTAGTACATCCCGATGGTCGCGTTTTTCTCCTCGAAATTGTTGGTTATTGGCGACCAGAATACCTACAAAAGAAATTTTTACAGGTTAAATCGGCCCAAGCAAATAATCTAATTTTAGCCGTATCGGAACGGTTAAATCTAGAAAAAGCTGGAGTTAAATTTCAAAATCTACCCGCTCAGGTTATCTGGTTTAAAGATAAATTATCACCCCAAGCAGTGTTAGAAGTTTTAAATTAAAAGGTTAAGAAGTTAAAAGCGGAAGTATAGTTTCATACTCCCGCTTCGGTTTAATCAGACTAGGTTAGCCTTTTCGCTTAAGACCAGACAATGAGTGCTACCTTATTGAGCAATGGCAGGACTGATGGACACTTTCACCACTTTATTTTTTTCTTCTTCCGCTTTCGGGAGGGTGAGATTGAGAATGCCATCTTTGTATTCAGCGATCACGTTAGTGTTATCAACCCGGACCGGTAGAGGAATAACCCGATGGAATTTACCATAACGGAATTCAGTGCGGGTAAATCCTTCCTCTTCGGTTTTAATTTCCGATTTTCTTTCACCATTAATGGTCAGACTATCGGCTGTTACTTCCACGTTGAGGTCTTTGGCTTCCATACCAGGTATTTCCAGTTTAAGCTGAACTGCCTCTGGCGTTTCGGTAATTTCCGCCGCTGGGATGAAGGATAACCCCATTTTTTCGCCATTGCCTACATCAGTCGGCACAAGACGGTCAAACAAGCGATTCATTTCTTTTTGTAGGCTTTCTACTTCTCTGAAAGGTTCCCAACGTATAAGTGCCATATAATTCACCTCCGCAGTTTTCTTGACGCTAGAGATTTTGATTTATCTCTACACTTTTAGGATAGATAAAAGATTCTCTGACTGGGGTAGGGTTTTCGGTATTGAGTTTTTCCAGATTCCCGTACTATCTCCTATACTAGAGCTAGGTGAAAAAGTTTTTCCCGGGGAAGTGGGAAGTGGGGAGTGGGTAGGGTTGATTCATGAATCAACCCTACTATGAATTAACCCTACTATGAATTAACCCTACTATGAATTAACCCTAGGGGAGTGGGGGGTTTTCTCAGTGAACTGATAACTGATAACTGATAACTGACTCCACCAACAGACTTTTTCAGTAAACCCTAATTATCTACTGATGAATAATTAAACTTTCTAAACTGGTTTGTAAATCTTGGGTTAATTGTGCTACGGCCGAGCGTCGATCGCTTTTATAATCGCCATAGCGCTCGGATACGCAAATAGGCTTACCGATAGTTATTATCGCTTTTTGTTGACCAATTTGGGGACGGAAAAAGGGATTACCTCCCTTAATTCTTGTCACTAAATCCCAGAGCAATAAAATTGTCTCTGCGAATCTTTCTACGGTGGGGTTTTCTTTTACATAATAACCGGTTACTGACACGAAACTTTCGACAATTCTCATGTGCCACATTTTTAAATTAGCTTCATCGGCCAGGCGATCAGCTAATCCTAATTCAAGGGGAGAAATAGAATGAGTGGGTTTTAATTCTTGGCGATAAATGCGTTCCCATCCTGCTTGTTCTAAACGACGACAGCGATCGATCACATTACCATTAGGAGAAACATTAAAATACTTTTCTACGGTTTGTAAGGCCACATCTAATAAATTGGCTAAACGTTTGGCTAGGGTTTCGTTCGGATCATCACCATTGGCAGGCACTACCGGCAAAGATTGATAGTAGAAATCTCGATAAAAATCCTCCATTAAGGATAATAATCTTTCTCCTAACCGAAAAAGACGCTCGTATAAAACCTTTTCTTCTAGGGATGAATTCGGGATTGGTTGTAAACCGCTATCGGTTTCTAAATTAGTTAAAATTTGCTCGATTTCTTGCCACACTGGAGTCAGATAAAAATACTGAATACCAATAGGTAAAATAATTACTTCCTGCTGTTGTTTAGCTTTTCTGACATCATCCACACCCCAAAAAGCCAATTGAGAAATACCCGGCTCAATAGCACTGACAAGCTCATTATGTCCGTTAGTTGCCCCTTCTGGAGCAGCGGCTAAAGGATAATCTCCTTCTAATAATAAACGACGAGCCGAACGCAATCCGATTAAATCGGCTTTTCCCCGTTGAATTGGTGTGCCACCTAACTTAGAATATAACCATCCTACCCTTTCTCCAGCCCATAAAGGAATACCTCGATCGTACATAAAATGAGCGTGAATCGGTGCTGGTAATTTTATTCCTAACTCTTGGGCTTTTTTGGGTACTAATTTCCACAAAAGATAGGCCATACAGTAGGGATCGTTAATACTGGGATGACGAAAAGCAAGCAGTAAACGGACTTTTTTCTCTTGACTTTTTTGATAAAATGTGATTAAAGTTTCTAGATTGGCGGCGGAAATTTCTCTTAAATTGGTTTTAGTTTGTAACCAGAGAGGTAAAAAGATTTGACATCCCTTTAAAAGCAAGGGATTAAGGTCAGGGGGGATAAATTCGAGGGGGGGTTGTGCGCCCAAAGATAGATTAGACATACAAGTAGTCGTGCCAAATAAATTTCCTAGTTGAGACTCCGAGACAGGTATCAGATTTTAGTTTTCAGTTCATTGTTTACTGTTTACTGTTTACTGTTTAAGGAAGAATAAAAGAAAACTCTGATCAATAATTACCCACTGGCCAAAAGGTAATCACAGCAGCAAACAGGTGTCGAGCTAGATTTCAAATACACTGGGATTGCAGGCTCCCTCAACTGTGAAAGGAGAAATTAACCGACTTTGAACGAGGAGGAACAGGAGCAGTTTACCTCCTCACCTAAACAAATACAGCTATACTATAGCTCTATCCCCATTTCTCGCAAACGAGCCGCCATCTGTTGAGAACGCTGTCTTTCCGCTTCCAGAGCTTGCTGAGTAACATTTAATTGCTCCTGTGCTGCGGCTGCCTGCTCCTGGGCTGCAGCTGCTTGCTCCTGGGCCGCAGCCGCTTGCTCCTGGGCCGCTTCTTCCGGCAAGGGGATTAAATTGCCTTCCGGGTCATAAAATCTCGCCCAAATTGCCGTTTCTCGGTCAATAGTCCCCTCCCAAGTCCCCAACCAATAGCCTAAAGTTTCACACCATAACCAGCCGCGCTCGTTTCGTTCTAAAGAATGGTAGCGTTGGTCAGACCCTAAATGCCATCCTTGTAAAGAATTGGCATCAAAAGGATCGTAGATGAAATAATCTGGTGTGCGGAAGGTTCCCTCATAAATTGCCTTTTTTCGCACTTTATCGGTCTTGGCGGTACTAGGAGAGGTTAATTCCACGATAACGTCAGGATAACGTCCCTCTTCTTCCCAAATTACCCAACCCTGTCGCTCTCTCTTGCCATCGACATTGAGGACAGCGAAGAAATCGGGCCCGCGAAAATCGCGATTTTTGGCTTGTTCACGGCTGAAATAAATAAACATATTGCCACCGGTGTAGAAGTCGTCTCGTTCGCCGTAACCCTGGTGTAGGGAGCGAATCAAGACATTCATGGCAATGCGGTGTCGGTTGCTTGCCAAGGGTTCACCATCATCAAAAATTAAGTCTGTGGGGGGTGGGGTGGGTTCCCAGAAGTCCTCGAAATCTTCTTCTATCAGTGCCGGAGAGGTGGCAGTTTCGTCGCTTTTGGCAATCGTCATTTTTTCGGCCTCTCTAGGTGGGAGTATCCATATTTTTGCTGATTATTGATCCTATGTTACATCAGAATTTAGGAGTGAGGAGATAGATGTTAGGAGTTGAGAAAATTATCTTCGGTTAACAATGATCAAAACTTTTCTTCTGGGTGCGTTACATTGGGCTAACACACCCGACTAATATCCTTAAGCTAACCCAAAAACTTGGCTTTATCTTTAACTAATTTTGTCCCGATTCCGGCGGCAATGACTTCGGAGAGAATGCTAATTAAACGATAGATAGCAACGGTGACAAGTACGTTAGCGGCGGGAAATTTTTCTGTGTCTAAAAGTGCGATCACTGTAGCTTCAAAAACTCCTAATCCCCCCGGCGCTCCGGGGACAACTAAACCCAATAACCAAGCAAAACTAAAGGTTCCTAAGAGGGGTAAAATCTGAGCGGGGGTAATCATTTTTAATACCATCCAAGCTAAAATAAAACCCGCACCGCGCCACAATAAAAATCCAGTTTCACCCAGGAGAGGTACAAG
This Microcystis wesenbergii NRERC-220 DNA region includes the following protein-coding sequences:
- a CDS encoding AI-2E family transporter, whose protein sequence is MKNDAKIIDLVIRLFFLGLLLFAGFTLLRPFLTMILWGAILAIAWYPIFLWLKKLLAGRAKLATVLLTLLCLGIIIGPVSGIAAVLAGNLRTMAEYIDTGAAVIPPPPADVATWPLVGERIASLWQQASNNTGQFLQRFEPQLKELGKISLSLATSTGLTVLKFIASILIAAALTLSAKNLTHLMNRLAEKIAPGRGIALASLTASTVRNVSRGIIGVAIIQSLLIGIGLVTVGTPAAGLLTLLTLILGILQIGPGLIVLGALIHAWVTLPHSTALLFTIWMIPATLVDNFLKPILMGRGLPIPMVVILLGVFGGVIAYGIIGLFVGPVLLGLCYELVRAWIGEDSPEPVANSHDQSV
- a CDS encoding ABC transporter ATP-binding protein, translating into MQANLLEVRGATRRFGGLVAVDGVSFQVQKKEIFGLIGPNGAGKTTLFNLITGLIPLSSGDLIYQGYSLANYRPHQIAQAGIARTFQNLRLFGELSALENVAIAGHLHNSSNLWTGMLGLPVSRREEEKTYKRAGELLDLVGLTDQSNRKARNLAYGDQRRLEIARALALQPQLLLLDEPAAGMNPSEKGALSQLIRQIRDNSEDLTVLLIEHHVPLVMGLCDRIAVLDFGKLIALGDPSTVRENPAVIEAYLGDE
- a CDS encoding DUF790 family protein, with protein sequence MLPTDLLISRQNGETIIPKRLPIAADYLAIAKEQITCFQESIGQTKGELSQKLLILEGDSPDYKIKRGFAHLLTNHFATFEIISPLEPQELRKRVFEQAAKFVPIPQNRSLILQTIAQQLSQELNQEIFPVALEKGLYADLAENKILTQFDAPTPENLIYRFNLSQIQGIFYRASYLIINVHRNDPGEYKYLFRYLKLFRLMTYIEGDADTGFTITIDGPTSLFKANSRYGIEIAKLIPALLHVTHWNLKAQLQYKDSYTGTIKKQQFNLEDNCGLVSHYSPGKPYDSMLEESFAKRWLQLKTEWQLEREVDLVPLPGGVMIPDFRLVHPDGRVFLLEIVGYWRPEYLQKKFLQVKSAQANNLILAVSERLNLEKAGVKFQNLPAQVIWFKDKLSPQAVLEVLN
- a CDS encoding Hsp20/alpha crystallin family protein; translation: MALIRWEPFREVESLQKEMNRLFDRLVPTDVGNGEKMGLSFIPAAEITETPEAVQLKLEIPGMEAKDLNVEVTADSLTINGERKSEIKTEEEGFTRTEFRYGKFHRVIPLPVRVDNTNVIAEYKDGILNLTLPKAEEEKNKVVKVSISPAIAQ
- a CDS encoding 1-acyl-sn-glycerol-3-phosphate acyltransferase, coding for MSNLSLGAQPPLEFIPPDLNPLLLKGCQIFLPLWLQTKTNLREISAANLETLITFYQKSQEKKVRLLLAFRHPSINDPYCMAYLLWKLVPKKAQELGIKLPAPIHAHFMYDRGIPLWAGERVGWLYSKLGGTPIQRGKADLIGLRSARRLLLEGDYPLAAAPEGATNGHNELVSAIEPGISQLAFWGVDDVRKAKQQQEVIILPIGIQYFYLTPVWQEIEQILTNLETDSGLQPIPNSSLEEKVLYERLFRLGERLLSLMEDFYRDFYYQSLPVVPANGDDPNETLAKRLANLLDVALQTVEKYFNVSPNGNVIDRCRRLEQAGWERIYRQELKPTHSISPLELGLADRLADEANLKMWHMRIVESFVSVTGYYVKENPTVERFAETILLLWDLVTRIKGGNPFFRPQIGQQKAIITIGKPICVSERYGDYKSDRRSAVAQLTQDLQTSLESLIIHQ
- a CDS encoding Uma2 family endonuclease; translated protein: MTIAKSDETATSPALIEEDFEDFWEPTPPPTDLIFDDGEPLASNRHRIAMNVLIRSLHQGYGERDDFYTGGNMFIYFSREQAKNRDFRGPDFFAVLNVDGKRERQGWVIWEEEGRYPDVIVELTSPSTAKTDKVRKKAIYEGTFRTPDYFIYDPFDANSLQGWHLGSDQRYHSLERNERGWLWCETLGYWLGTWEGTIDRETAIWARFYDPEGNLIPLPEEAAQEQAAAAQEQAAAAQEQAAAAQEQLNVTQQALEAERQRSQQMAARLREMGIEL